A window of Christiangramia forsetii KT0803 contains these coding sequences:
- a CDS encoding glyceraldehyde-3-phosphate dehydrogenase gives MDFNKVYEKELSFQADRRKATVEFINIVSDLWYDKSIELVLFRNQMINRNVSDILDLHEYAGEFVGKPISIFDSVEIAKAIQDLNLPPAKLDIGKLTYEYHLDGQPHSNAMAFVSNKLSDAKETEAVTPKDVILYGFGRIGRLVARELMTRTGKGNQLRLRAVVTRGKVDQSVLEKRASLLKSDSVHGPFSGTVTIDEKNSALIINGTTVHMISANQPEDIDYTKYGINNALVIDNTGAFRDKEALSRHLSSKGAAKVLLTAPGKGVPNIVHGVNQKEHNPDEIDIFSAASCTTNAITPVLKAVQDSLGVVHGHLETIHAYTNDQNLVDNMHNKYRRGRAAALNMVITETGAGKAVSKALPVFEGKLTSNAIRVPVPNGSLAILNLEVEKETSLEDVNTLLKKYALEGELVEQIQYSIDNELVSSDIIGSSAPAIYDSNATIVSADGKNVILYIWYDNEYGYSHQVIRLAKYIAKVRRYTYY, from the coding sequence ATGGACTTTAATAAAGTTTACGAAAAAGAGCTTTCTTTTCAGGCAGATCGTCGAAAGGCAACCGTAGAATTCATCAATATCGTTAGTGATCTATGGTACGACAAATCTATTGAGCTGGTACTTTTTAGAAATCAGATGATTAATAGAAATGTAAGTGACATTTTAGATCTTCATGAATATGCGGGAGAATTTGTTGGAAAACCAATTTCGATCTTTGACTCTGTAGAAATTGCAAAAGCAATTCAGGATCTAAATTTACCTCCTGCAAAACTTGACATAGGAAAACTAACCTATGAATATCATTTAGATGGCCAGCCTCACAGTAATGCCATGGCTTTTGTTTCAAATAAACTTAGCGACGCTAAAGAAACTGAAGCTGTTACTCCAAAAGACGTAATTCTTTATGGTTTTGGTCGTATTGGGAGACTGGTTGCTCGTGAACTTATGACTAGAACCGGAAAAGGAAATCAGCTCAGACTTCGTGCTGTAGTTACAAGAGGTAAAGTAGACCAGAGTGTTTTAGAAAAAAGAGCATCCCTTTTAAAGAGCGATTCAGTTCATGGTCCATTTAGCGGTACAGTAACTATAGACGAGAAAAATTCGGCCTTGATCATAAATGGAACTACCGTCCATATGATTTCTGCTAATCAGCCGGAAGATATTGATTATACTAAATACGGGATTAATAATGCACTGGTTATAGATAATACCGGAGCTTTTAGAGATAAGGAAGCTCTAAGCAGGCACCTTTCCTCTAAAGGGGCAGCTAAGGTGTTGCTTACCGCTCCCGGAAAAGGAGTTCCCAATATCGTTCATGGAGTTAATCAAAAAGAACACAATCCTGATGAGATTGATATTTTTTCTGCCGCTTCCTGCACCACTAATGCTATTACCCCGGTTCTAAAAGCTGTTCAGGATTCTTTAGGTGTTGTACATGGACACCTGGAAACTATTCATGCATATACCAATGACCAGAACCTGGTTGATAACATGCATAACAAATACAGAAGAGGTCGTGCTGCTGCTTTAAATATGGTTATTACTGAAACTGGAGCTGGAAAGGCAGTTTCAAAAGCACTTCCTGTTTTTGAAGGAAAATTGACTTCTAACGCTATTAGAGTCCCGGTACCAAACGGTTCTCTGGCAATTTTGAATCTGGAAGTTGAAAAAGAGACAAGTCTTGAAGATGTGAATACGCTTCTTAAGAAATATGCTCTGGAAGGAGAATTGGTAGAACAAATTCAATATTCTATAGACAATGAGTTGGTATCATCAGATATCATTGGCTCTTCAGCACCTGCTATTTATGATAGTAACGCTACGATAGTATCTGCCGACGGAAAAAATGTAATACTATATATATGGTATGATAATGAATATGGATATAGTCACCAGGTAATAAGACTTGCAAAGTATATTGCCAAAGTAAGAAGGTACACCTATTACTAG